The following are encoded together in the Xanthobacter autotrophicus Py2 genome:
- a CDS encoding putative ABC transporter (substrate-binding protein) (KEGG: bbt:BBta_4888 putative ABC transporter (substrate-binding protein)), whose protein sequence is MTTLKFSRGMFSRRSFTRLAAAGVVLSAAFAAVPARAEGVLRIAQQFGTLYTPFHVLREKGLIEKHGKALGIDIKVEWIRLSGGGAVNDALLSGSIDIASAGIGPFLTIWDKTRGTAQEVKIVGAFGAQPNFLLTNNPNVKTIKDFTEKDKIATPAAGVSVQARILQMAAEQAFGPGKAKALDPLMVTLPHPDATAALIAGGTEITSHLSNPPFQNQALKDPKVHKVFSSYDILGGPATPTVAYTTVKFRQENPKTYKAFQDAFAEATKWVEDNKKEAAEIYVKVEQSKLDPAFIAEVLSDPEVSYTLVPLGTVKFADFMNRIGAIKNKPTSWKEFTFEELHAASGS, encoded by the coding sequence ATGACTACCCTCAAGTTCTCGCGCGGCATGTTCTCGCGCCGCTCCTTCACGCGTCTCGCCGCCGCCGGCGTGGTGCTGTCCGCCGCCTTCGCCGCCGTACCGGCGCGGGCGGAAGGCGTGCTGCGCATCGCCCAGCAGTTCGGCACCCTCTACACGCCCTTCCACGTGCTGCGCGAGAAGGGCCTCATCGAGAAGCACGGCAAGGCGCTGGGCATCGACATCAAGGTGGAATGGATCCGCCTGTCCGGTGGCGGTGCGGTGAATGATGCGCTGCTCTCCGGCAGCATCGACATCGCCTCCGCCGGCATCGGGCCGTTCCTCACCATCTGGGACAAGACCCGCGGCACGGCGCAGGAGGTGAAGATCGTCGGCGCGTTCGGGGCGCAGCCCAACTTCCTGCTCACCAACAACCCGAACGTGAAGACCATCAAGGACTTCACCGAGAAGGACAAGATCGCGACGCCGGCGGCCGGCGTGTCGGTGCAGGCGCGCATCCTCCAGATGGCGGCGGAACAGGCCTTCGGCCCCGGCAAGGCCAAGGCGCTCGACCCGCTGATGGTCACCCTGCCCCACCCGGACGCCACCGCCGCGCTGATCGCCGGCGGCACCGAGATCACCTCCCACCTGTCCAACCCGCCGTTCCAGAACCAGGCGCTGAAGGACCCCAAGGTCCACAAGGTGTTCTCCTCCTACGACATCCTCGGCGGCCCGGCGACGCCCACCGTGGCCTACACCACGGTGAAGTTCCGCCAGGAAAATCCCAAGACCTACAAGGCCTTCCAGGACGCCTTCGCCGAGGCCACCAAATGGGTGGAGGACAATAAGAAGGAAGCGGCGGAGATCTACGTGAAGGTGGAGCAGTCCAAGCTTGATCCCGCCTTCATCGCCGAAGTCCTGTCGGATCCCGAGGTGAGCTACACGCTGGTGCCCCTCGGCACGGTGAAGTTC